A section of the Mycolicibacterium anyangense genome encodes:
- the arfC gene encoding channel accessory protein ArfC, sunset domain variant, producing the protein MHDVNWWLMALAFVLGLALTLVLMIGRVTREVPVTQSVSAGLKGSGVSGTAAAAGGVAAGAAAAKLAAGDFEEPYGKGSARVTAGAAAPSGFDIKGNEDSMLYHTVESPWYEQTIAELWFADESTAQAAGFDRWDHKEKGAAVAALADVPAGPYGKGSARAGDGGSGPLGWTIKGNEDSMLYHTVDSPSYKQTIAEVWFFDEETAKAAGFDRWDKNSR; encoded by the coding sequence ATGCATGATGTGAATTGGTGGCTGATGGCACTGGCTTTCGTGCTGGGGCTGGCCCTGACGCTGGTCTTGATGATCGGCCGGGTGACCCGTGAGGTCCCCGTCACGCAGTCGGTGTCGGCCGGACTCAAGGGTTCTGGGGTTTCGGGTACCGCTGCAGCGGCAGGAGGTGTCGCCGCGGGTGCGGCTGCGGCGAAGTTGGCCGCGGGCGATTTCGAGGAACCGTATGGCAAGGGGTCGGCCCGCGTCACCGCCGGTGCCGCAGCGCCCTCCGGCTTCGACATCAAGGGCAACGAGGACTCGATGCTGTACCACACTGTCGAAAGCCCTTGGTACGAGCAGACGATCGCCGAGTTGTGGTTCGCCGACGAGTCCACCGCGCAGGCCGCCGGCTTCGACAGGTGGGACCACAAGGAGAAGGGTGCCGCGGTCGCTGCTCTGGCCGATGTGCCGGCCGGTCCCTACGGCAAGGGTTCGGCCAGGGCCGGTGACGGCGGCAGCGGGCCGCTCGGCTGGACCATCAAGGGCAACGAGGATTCCATGCTCTACCACACGGTGGACAGCCCCTCTTACAAGCAGACGATCGCGGAGGTGTGGTTCTTCGACGAGGAAACCGCCAAGGCGGCCGGCTTCGACAGGTGGGACAAGAACTCCCGCTAG
- the arfB gene encoding channel accessory protein ArfB, with translation MGFVVQWLWYLLAFLVGSAAAWLIAVATVKRTSEEEALADLPGSREIGAN, from the coding sequence ATGGGATTCGTCGTTCAATGGTTGTGGTATCTGCTGGCGTTCCTCGTCGGCTCGGCGGCCGCCTGGCTGATCGCGGTGGCGACGGTCAAGCGGACCAGCGAGGAAGAGGCGCTGGCCGACCTGCCCGGCTCGCGTGAGATCGGAGCCAACTGA